The following proteins are co-located in the Pyrococcus abyssi GE5 genome:
- a CDS encoding DUF2341 domain-containing protein — protein sequence MRRAFILNSAVLILLIPVLLLIATYEDVTSFIVTSQSERIQLKKTTNLVDFLNLDFQRALEISGKRAVVAVVDYISLTGNFISPTYKSNNTIADLIRRGNSPSITGYDPNRIMQGQTIESWLSNISKLLNKQGYRLSPSIQDIAKKTEIKVTPLDAFRIAIKARIPNITIMDKAGKIVYSGPIPSDNSYVYSIVDITELEDPLFSAMTGGRYHRSIKACNYALPEFGQRPITFANGSGESTEPVILGRYGESLLYNSTHIWDENGNYATNFTINGIRIPTSEIIKNNGDVGVLNFVNISTFQGYIWCSGLEYRVNITIKNNVGKDLTDYQIPIIISTSKLPANIVNFIFQNTNYTGNTDVFKNGASIAIYDSNCNRIPFWIEYWDPQNERALIWIRDSIQNGQSKTYSLYFGEGTPTKGNGNDVFLFFDDFENPTLSQSKWIKVDRRLQISNGELYIPGGDEVFAIRTRNPIDYSGLFAIRFRMKGRFDGDLDSGIGIEDNEGNIILFTDDSAGGDGLAIHSPWWRDTSEIDGRSDITSYHTYEAIVYNIYSGISNSYIDVKFKDIIDGRSNSDFWWSFTPPLKYVYIVIDSERWQRGAYFDYILVRKYPGNSLEDPDFLGIRLSSSGIEEKPTISEKISSDVHIYDIQPFIDCLLGQRYFAIRNGWSFFERLEGSNQNHRIYERLANQTQDELGITYHGEHYPIGLVSFMIPHGIYDRKLLNLMTEIQKSPNEEMVSSADYYFLTYYFGNGNKVEGYRVWGISYGVIPEGDLSNIPFFLDPETAKAILGEQGACDLLYGYNCG from the coding sequence ATGAGAAGAGCTTTTATTTTAAACTCAGCGGTTCTAATTCTTTTAATTCCGGTCTTGCTCTTAATAGCAACTTATGAGGATGTCACCTCGTTTATTGTTACATCGCAGAGTGAGAGAATCCAACTCAAGAAGACAACTAATTTAGTTGATTTCTTGAATTTAGATTTCCAAAGAGCCCTTGAAATTTCAGGAAAGAGAGCCGTTGTTGCTGTAGTTGATTACATCTCTTTAACTGGAAACTTCATAAGTCCTACTTATAAGAGCAACAACACAATAGCGGATTTAATAAGGAGGGGTAATTCTCCTTCAATTACTGGTTACGATCCAAATAGAATAATGCAGGGGCAAACTATAGAGAGCTGGCTATCCAATATAAGCAAACTCCTGAATAAGCAGGGATATAGATTGTCTCCATCAATCCAAGATATAGCAAAGAAAACAGAAATTAAGGTCACCCCTCTGGATGCCTTTAGAATAGCCATAAAAGCTCGCATTCCTAACATTACAATAATGGATAAAGCCGGAAAAATCGTTTACTCCGGCCCAATTCCTAGTGATAATAGCTATGTGTACTCTATAGTTGACATAACAGAGCTCGAAGATCCGTTATTCTCAGCAATGACAGGAGGAAGATATCATCGCTCGATTAAAGCTTGTAACTACGCTTTACCTGAGTTTGGACAGAGACCGATAACATTTGCTAATGGGAGTGGAGAAAGTACTGAACCTGTAATTTTAGGTAGATATGGGGAAAGTTTACTTTACAACTCCACTCATATCTGGGATGAAAATGGAAATTACGCTACAAATTTCACAATTAATGGCATAAGAATCCCAACTTCAGAAATAATAAAGAATAATGGTGATGTCGGTGTCTTAAACTTTGTTAACATTTCAACATTCCAGGGATATATCTGGTGCTCAGGCTTAGAGTACAGGGTAAATATAACAATAAAAAACAATGTTGGAAAAGACTTGACAGATTACCAAATCCCAATTATTATATCAACGTCAAAATTACCGGCAAACATTGTGAACTTTATATTCCAAAATACTAATTATACTGGAAATACTGACGTATTCAAAAATGGAGCTAGCATTGCAATATATGACTCCAATTGTAACAGAATTCCCTTCTGGATAGAATATTGGGACCCTCAAAATGAGAGAGCTTTGATCTGGATTAGGGATTCTATTCAAAATGGTCAATCGAAGACGTATTCCCTGTACTTTGGAGAGGGAACCCCAACTAAAGGAAACGGGAACGATGTATTTCTATTCTTTGATGACTTTGAAAACCCAACACTCTCTCAAAGTAAGTGGATTAAAGTGGACAGAAGACTTCAGATCTCGAATGGTGAGTTATACATCCCGGGAGGTGACGAAGTATTTGCCATAAGAACGAGAAATCCAATTGATTATAGTGGGCTCTTTGCTATTAGATTTAGGATGAAAGGACGGTTCGATGGAGATCTAGATAGCGGGATAGGTATTGAAGACAATGAGGGAAATATTATCCTGTTCACTGACGATAGTGCAGGTGGTGACGGATTAGCAATTCATAGTCCATGGTGGAGAGATACATCTGAGATTGATGGGAGATCAGATATCACTAGTTACCACACTTATGAGGCTATTGTCTACAATATTTATAGCGGTATATCCAATTCATACATTGATGTCAAATTTAAGGATATTATAGATGGTAGATCAAACTCAGACTTCTGGTGGTCATTTACTCCACCTCTTAAATATGTATACATTGTCATTGATAGTGAAAGGTGGCAAAGGGGGGCTTATTTTGATTATATATTGGTTCGTAAGTATCCAGGAAATTCCCTTGAAGATCCAGATTTCCTAGGTATAAGACTCTCCTCTTCAGGTATAGAAGAAAAGCCTACCATATCTGAGAAAATATCTTCAGATGTTCATATTTATGACATCCAACCCTTCATAGATTGCCTATTAGGTCAGAGATACTTCGCCATAAGGAATGGATGGTCCTTCTTTGAAAGGCTTGAGGGTAGTAACCAGAACCATAGGATATATGAGAGACTTGCAAACCAAACGCAAGATGAACTGGGAATAACTTACCACGGTGAACACTATCCAATTGGACTCGTAAGCTTCATGATACCTCACGGAATCTATGACAGAAAACTCCTTAATCTAATGACCGAAATTCAGAAATCCCCAAATGAAGAGATGGTATCGAGTGCAGACTACTACTTCCTAACTTACTACTTCGGAAATGGAAATAAAGTGGAGGGATACAGGGTCTGGGGAATATCCTACGGAGTGATTCCCGAAGGTGATCTATCCAACATTCCATTCTTCCTAGATCCAGAGACAGCCAAGGCAATCCTTGGAGAACAAGGAGCCTGTGATCTACTCTACGGATATAATTGTGGGTGA
- a CDS encoding DUF2101 family protein has product MKFEELLYSIGSLVEKMGAKMKDFIIPSPSEKIPKSKFLKRNLTPHELISLRLQLSFLLFLVISLISMLLRNLPILILAFTLEFLYIRYTLIKNREFMVSFNPYRFFYYGISTMTFLAFLGYLILRNFTKALKYYLVYIGIISLAVLGFRYYFKHRFGRDYTYGIVEEIKNDLAKVFVHDDISANVKPGYYWVPANANIKEGDIVKLLVEQRTFRGSIPVRILEVSQSSQTSTEPKDESE; this is encoded by the coding sequence ATGAAATTTGAAGAGTTGCTATATTCAATAGGCTCGTTAGTTGAAAAAATGGGAGCTAAAATGAAGGATTTTATTATCCCTTCCCCTTCGGAGAAAATTCCTAAATCAAAGTTTTTAAAAAGGAACTTAACTCCTCACGAGCTCATAAGTTTAAGGTTACAGCTTAGCTTCTTGCTTTTTCTCGTAATTTCCCTAATATCAATGCTCCTCAGAAACCTTCCTATACTAATACTAGCCTTTACACTCGAGTTCCTGTACATCCGCTACACCCTAATCAAAAACAGGGAGTTCATGGTCAGCTTTAACCCTTACAGGTTCTTCTACTACGGTATCTCCACGATGACATTCTTAGCCTTCTTAGGGTACCTTATCTTAAGGAACTTCACAAAAGCCCTCAAATATTATTTAGTTTACATAGGAATCATATCCTTAGCGGTCCTTGGATTTAGATACTACTTCAAGCACAGGTTTGGAAGGGACTACACTTACGGAATCGTCGAGGAAATTAAGAACGATCTAGCGAAGGTCTTCGTCCACGATGACATTTCAGCAAACGTCAAGCCAGGCTATTATTGGGTTCCAGCGAACGCTAATATAAAGGAAGGGGACATAGTTAAGTTACTCGTCGAGCAAAGAACGTTTAGGGGCTCAATCCCCGTAAGAATCTTGGAAGTTTCTCAATCCTCCCAAACCTCAACGGAACCAAAGGATGAGAGCGAGTAG
- a CDS encoding FtsZ/tubulin family protein — protein sequence MRAIIIGIGQCGGKIADIFSLVDFEAIAINTSRGDLEYLKHIPQDKRILIGESIVGGKGVNANPVLGREAMKRDLPMVMKKINSMVGYEDVDIFFLTFGFGGGTGAGGTPVLAEALKEEYPDSLVVAIGALPLKEEGIRPTINAAITIDKLSKVVDSIIAIDNNKLKESDEDISQAYERINYTIVERIASLLALIDVPGEQTLDASDLKFVLRAMGSFATVGYAKADAEKVKSLSRLIIRSFENEGLYLDVSLESALYGLVAIHGPPEVLKAKDIFEALNELTQRIRGKQIFRGFYPDPRERSVEVVTLLSGIYESKSIEDIILTAKKYAREFMKAKEEGEAKKRELLSGLPDFDDVYSGEESEG from the coding sequence GTGAGGGCAATAATAATAGGGATAGGCCAGTGCGGTGGAAAGATCGCGGACATCTTCTCCCTAGTAGATTTTGAGGCGATAGCGATAAACACCTCTAGGGGAGATCTCGAGTACCTGAAGCACATACCCCAGGATAAGAGGATACTAATAGGAGAGAGCATAGTTGGCGGAAAAGGTGTGAATGCCAACCCAGTCCTAGGAAGGGAGGCAATGAAAAGAGACCTGCCAATGGTCATGAAAAAGATAAACTCTATGGTAGGTTACGAGGACGTGGACATCTTCTTCCTAACTTTTGGATTCGGAGGGGGAACAGGGGCTGGAGGAACGCCAGTTCTGGCCGAGGCTCTGAAAGAAGAGTATCCGGACTCCTTAGTTGTAGCCATAGGGGCCCTCCCCTTAAAAGAGGAAGGGATAAGGCCGACGATAAATGCCGCTATAACTATAGACAAGCTCTCTAAGGTGGTCGATTCTATAATAGCCATAGACAACAATAAGCTGAAGGAGAGCGACGAGGACATAAGCCAGGCGTACGAAAGGATAAACTATACCATAGTTGAGAGGATAGCTTCTCTGCTAGCCCTAATCGACGTTCCTGGGGAGCAAACTTTAGATGCCAGCGACCTTAAGTTCGTGCTAAGGGCCATGGGTAGCTTCGCCACAGTAGGCTACGCAAAGGCCGATGCCGAAAAAGTGAAGAGTCTATCAAGGTTAATTATAAGGTCATTCGAGAATGAAGGGTTATATTTAGATGTTTCCCTTGAGTCCGCGTTGTACGGCTTGGTGGCAATCCACGGCCCCCCAGAGGTCTTAAAGGCTAAAGATATATTCGAGGCATTGAACGAGCTAACCCAGAGGATTAGGGGGAAGCAGATATTCAGGGGATTCTACCCGGATCCAAGGGAGAGAAGTGTTGAAGTAGTTACGCTGCTTAGCGGGATATACGAGAGCAAGAGCATAGAGGACATAATCCTAACCGCAAAGAAATACGCTCGGGAATTCATGAAGGCTAAAGAAGAGGGGGAAGCTAAGAAGAGGGAGCTTTTGAGTGGATTGCCCGACTTCGATGACGTCTACTCGGGTGAGGAGAGTGAGGGTTAA
- the tdt gene encoding TDT family transporter, protein MRWIREFPPSWFASVMGTGALALVSLAYSSRLDLLKNLSIFLTYLNTLVFFLLLIPWILRWVLYKENAIKDLKHPMMCHFYGTIGIAMLVLSADYLMILGKVNVAKTFWTLGTGITIFFSLLIPYLMFIEKEINVKNITPAWFIPPVGLIVIPLTGAPLLSHFSGITKEVAYLINYFSWGSGFFLYLALFAIVMYRFILHEPLPCGIAPAIWINLGPIGAGTSTLYALIKNNEFIRIKEPLLVLGLIFWGFGVWWLAMAILMTLYYIRNLNLPYSLAWWAFIFPLGAYVSATHNVAVTFGIGVIDSFGFTLYWFLLLLWVVTGIKTLKAIAPRRASRSS, encoded by the coding sequence ATGAGGTGGATAAGGGAATTTCCTCCAAGCTGGTTTGCCAGCGTCATGGGGACTGGAGCTTTAGCTTTGGTAAGTCTCGCATATTCAAGCAGGCTTGATCTCCTAAAAAACTTATCAATCTTCTTAACTTATCTCAATACTCTAGTGTTTTTCCTCCTCTTAATCCCTTGGATTCTCAGGTGGGTTCTATATAAGGAGAATGCTATCAAAGATTTGAAGCACCCAATGATGTGCCACTTCTATGGAACCATTGGAATAGCGATGCTAGTTCTTTCAGCCGATTACCTAATGATACTAGGCAAAGTTAATGTAGCTAAAACCTTCTGGACACTAGGGACTGGAATAACAATCTTCTTCTCCCTTTTAATCCCGTACTTGATGTTCATAGAGAAGGAGATAAACGTTAAGAACATCACTCCGGCCTGGTTCATTCCTCCTGTTGGGTTAATAGTCATTCCACTAACTGGGGCTCCCCTACTCTCTCACTTTTCTGGGATTACTAAAGAAGTGGCCTATCTAATTAATTACTTCTCCTGGGGCTCGGGATTCTTCCTGTACTTGGCCCTCTTCGCCATCGTCATGTACCGCTTTATATTGCACGAGCCTCTCCCTTGTGGTATAGCGCCGGCCATATGGATAAACCTTGGTCCGATAGGAGCCGGGACTTCAACACTCTACGCGCTTATAAAGAATAATGAGTTTATAAGGATAAAGGAACCCCTGCTTGTACTTGGTTTAATATTCTGGGGCTTCGGTGTCTGGTGGCTTGCAATGGCCATACTAATGACGCTGTACTACATTAGGAACCTCAACCTACCTTATAGTTTAGCTTGGTGGGCTTTCATATTCCCACTCGGAGCCTACGTTAGCGCAACGCACAACGTAGCGGTGACTTTCGGGATAGGTGTAATAGATTCCTTCGGCTTCACCCTGTACTGGTTCCTCCTACTCCTCTGGGTTGTAACTGGGATTAAAACGTTAAAGGCTATAGCTCCCCGCAGAGCTTCGCGAAGTTCCTGA
- a CDS encoding type II toxin-antitoxin system VapC family toxin gives MTSFMIDSTLIIEHLKGNPIARKILEVLIDSDVNVYINDVVASEVIFIYLKLTTGKSYLTLKKNPVIVRSVDKTSVYELLGMFKFLETNEFVFSIAKRLIDKYGLLPNDALILATAIFYRCDYLIALDSDYKEPCEAEKIRLISTKEELEKALHNH, from the coding sequence ATGACGAGCTTTATGATTGATTCTACGCTCATTATAGAGCACCTCAAGGGTAATCCGATCGCAAGGAAAATCTTGGAGGTTTTAATCGATTCTGATGTTAATGTTTACATAAATGATGTTGTAGCTTCAGAAGTCATTTTCATTTATTTAAAACTAACAACCGGGAAAAGCTACTTAACACTCAAGAAGAACCCAGTGATAGTTCGGTCTGTAGATAAAACCTCAGTTTACGAGTTATTGGGTATGTTCAAATTTCTTGAAACAAATGAGTTTGTATTCTCTATTGCAAAGAGACTCATAGATAAATATGGACTGCTTCCAAATGATGCTTTGATTTTAGCTACAGCTATTTTTTATAGGTGTGATTATTTAATCGCACTTGACTCCGACTATAAAGAGCCATGTGAGGCTGAGAAAATACGCTTAATCTCAACCAAAGAAGAACTTGAAAAGGCATTACATAATCATTAG
- a CDS encoding class III signal peptide-containing protein, with protein sequence MRRGQISIEFLFLITIFMILLMYSINNTTFTSGPSVDLLATQINIEEKALANAISNTISQVYAQGPGAKATSYVTLAHINNENDIKKAFKLSDPLIIIFYSNGTYVAIVDSSNLTIRTYGASKNAFWSYSLYAKDLLTNYTVFGNRKTVNLDGNNIEIACLEIRPSDLPKEVKIVVEWNPDLKSSWSYSNGEIRVIIGD encoded by the coding sequence ATGAGGAGAGGTCAAATTTCCATAGAGTTCTTATTCCTTATAACGATATTCATGATCCTCCTAATGTATTCAATAAACAATACTACATTTACAAGTGGGCCTTCTGTTGATTTATTAGCAACTCAGATAAATATTGAAGAGAAAGCCCTTGCAAATGCGATATCAAACACAATAAGTCAAGTTTATGCTCAGGGTCCTGGAGCAAAGGCAACTTCGTACGTAACCCTAGCTCATATCAACAATGAAAATGATATAAAGAAGGCATTTAAGTTATCTGATCCCCTAATCATAATTTTCTATTCTAACGGAACATATGTAGCGATAGTTGACTCTAGTAATTTAACCATAAGAACTTATGGGGCTTCAAAAAATGCGTTCTGGAGTTACTCTCTATATGCAAAAGACCTATTAACAAACTATACCGTATTTGGGAACAGGAAAACTGTGAACCTAGATGGGAACAACATCGAAATAGCCTGCCTCGAGATAAGACCTTCAGATCTGCCCAAGGAAGTAAAAATAGTCGTTGAGTGGAACCCAGACCTAAAAAGTTCCTGGAGTTATAGCAATGGTGAGATAAGGGTAATAATAGGTGATTAA